One genomic segment of [Phormidium] sp. ETS-05 includes these proteins:
- a CDS encoding serine/threonine-protein kinase PknK: protein MGGVDYFWNIAVKIADNLAKIHKINIIHKDINPNNIIFNPETNRLSIIDFGISTVLTRETTSLKNPEFLEGTLAYISPEQTGRMNRSLDYRTDFYSLGATFYELLLGQVPFDTEDAMELVHAHIAKPPVPPCEINPEIPVALSDLVMKLLAKNAEDRYQSAYGIKADLEICWEQWQKSGTIAAFSLGSRDISDKFQIPQKLYGREREVTLLLEAFARAVSPESPGAEMMLVAGYSGIGKSALVQEIYKPITGSRGYFIAGKFDQLQRNIPYSALIKAFQELVRQILTENAADIAGWRSQLQGALGQQGQLIVDVIPELELILGPQPEVPELPPVEAQNRWNLLFQKFIKVFAQPAHPLALFLDDLQWADSASLTVMQLLMTETEPGLFVIGAYRENEVSPAHPLMLTVDAIASTGARVNRISLTPLELPHVNQLIADTLSCSVAATLPLAELVRVKTQGNPFFLTEFLKSLHAEKLIDFDGERGQWQWDLEAIAARNFTDNVVDLMAGKIQKLPVQTQELLQLAACIDHKFELHTLAAVSAKSLRSVVADLHPAVAEGLVFPLGEEYRFLELEAASTSEYLPELQPGATGLTVVCQFAHDRIQQAAYSLMPSQRQQAVHWQVGQMLLQNTPSHQLEQKIFTIVEQLNSGSALITTQEERHRLAQLNLMAGQKAAAAAAYQPAFNYLKAGIDLLPADSWQVQYQLTLKLHQLACEAAYLITDFEQMEQFAAGVMERATSVLDRVKVYEVKIQAYTGQNQFQEAISTGLEVLKLLGVTLPAKPSKLDILRGLAATKLALAGKKTEDLIHLPPMTDPYKQAAMGILSGLHSVAYLGCPELYPLIVFKQVILSLSGQTAASTSVYTAYGVILCGIVGDIDGGYRFGELGIRLLDRPESFSFKSKTIFTKILLLHIGKNISGKS, encoded by the coding sequence GTGGGGGGGGTAGATTATTTCTGGAATATTGCCGTTAAAATAGCTGATAATTTAGCTAAAATTCATAAAATTAATATAATTCATAAAGACATTAATCCCAATAATATCATTTTCAATCCAGAAACAAATAGATTGAGTATTATCGATTTTGGCATTTCTACGGTTTTAACCCGGGAAACGACGTCCCTAAAAAATCCTGAATTTTTAGAGGGGACGCTGGCTTATATATCACCGGAACAAACCGGCAGGATGAACCGGAGTTTGGATTATCGCACGGATTTTTATTCTTTGGGTGCCACGTTCTACGAACTACTACTGGGGCAAGTGCCTTTTGACACTGAGGATGCAATGGAACTGGTTCACGCGCATATCGCCAAGCCGCCAGTGCCTCCTTGTGAAATTAACCCAGAAATTCCGGTGGCGCTGTCGGATTTGGTGATGAAGCTGTTGGCGAAAAATGCGGAAGACCGATATCAGAGTGCCTATGGGATTAAAGCCGATTTAGAAATCTGTTGGGAGCAGTGGCAAAAGAGCGGGACAATTGCGGCTTTCAGTCTCGGCAGTCGGGATATTTCCGACAAATTCCAAATTCCCCAAAAACTCTACGGACGCGAGCGAGAAGTTACCTTACTGCTGGAGGCTTTTGCGCGGGCTGTCTCACCAGAGTCCCCAGGGGCAGAAATGATGCTGGTTGCCGGTTATTCAGGAATCGGCAAATCAGCTTTAGTCCAGGAGATTTACAAGCCAATCACCGGCAGTCGCGGTTATTTTATTGCGGGGAAATTCGACCAGCTCCAGCGCAATATCCCCTACAGTGCTTTGATTAAGGCGTTTCAAGAGTTGGTGCGACAAATTTTAACGGAAAACGCGGCTGATATTGCGGGATGGCGGTCACAACTGCAAGGGGCTTTGGGACAGCAGGGGCAATTAATTGTGGATGTGATTCCGGAACTGGAGTTAATATTGGGTCCCCAACCGGAGGTGCCGGAGCTGCCTCCAGTGGAAGCGCAAAATCGCTGGAATCTGCTGTTTCAAAAGTTCATTAAAGTTTTTGCCCAGCCAGCTCATCCTCTGGCTTTGTTCCTGGACGATTTGCAGTGGGCGGATAGTGCTTCTTTGACAGTAATGCAGCTACTGATGACAGAAACCGAGCCGGGACTGTTTGTGATTGGGGCTTATCGGGAGAATGAAGTATCGCCCGCTCACCCGCTGATGCTGACTGTAGATGCGATCGCCTCTACAGGGGCAAGGGTGAATCGCATCTCCCTGACCCCCCTAGAGCTGCCCCACGTCAATCAATTAATTGCCGATACTCTGAGCTGCTCCGTGGCAGCTACCTTGCCTTTAGCAGAATTAGTCCGGGTCAAAACCCAGGGCAATCCATTCTTTTTAACTGAGTTTCTGAAATCTCTGCATGCAGAGAAATTAATCGACTTTGATGGGGAGCGGGGTCAGTGGCAGTGGGATTTGGAGGCAATTGCCGCCCGGAACTTTACCGATAACGTGGTGGATCTGATGGCGGGCAAGATTCAAAAATTGCCCGTACAGACTCAAGAGCTGCTGCAACTGGCTGCCTGCATTGACCATAAATTTGAGCTTCACACCCTGGCGGCGGTGTCGGCCAAATCCCTGCGGTCAGTGGTGGCGGACCTGCATCCGGCAGTAGCGGAAGGGCTGGTGTTTCCCTTGGGAGAGGAGTACAGGTTTCTGGAACTGGAAGCCGCCAGCACTTCTGAATATCTCCCAGAGCTACAACCAGGGGCAACGGGGTTAACTGTGGTATGCCAGTTTGCGCACGATCGGATCCAGCAAGCCGCCTATTCCTTGATGCCCTCCCAACGCCAGCAAGCGGTACATTGGCAAGTTGGGCAAATGCTGCTGCAAAATACCCCATCTCACCAGCTAGAGCAAAAAATCTTTACGATTGTCGAGCAACTCAACTCCGGCTCTGCACTCATCACCACTCAGGAAGAGCGCCATCGACTGGCGCAATTAAATCTGATGGCGGGTCAGAAAGCCGCAGCAGCGGCAGCTTATCAGCCAGCATTCAATTATTTGAAAGCTGGTATCGATTTATTGCCAGCCGATAGCTGGCAGGTACAGTACCAACTGACCCTGAAACTGCACCAGCTAGCCTGCGAGGCGGCATACCTCATAACTGACTTCGAGCAGATGGAGCAATTCGCCGCAGGGGTGATGGAACGAGCCACCAGCGTCCTCGATCGGGTGAAAGTTTATGAAGTCAAGATTCAAGCCTACACCGGTCAAAATCAGTTTCAAGAGGCCATATCCACCGGGTTAGAGGTACTGAAGTTGTTGGGGGTGACACTCCCTGCCAAACCCAGCAAATTGGATATTTTGCGAGGTCTGGCAGCAACCAAGTTGGCTTTGGCGGGCAAAAAAACTGAAGACCTCATCCACCTCCCCCCCATGACTGACCCCTACAAGCAGGCAGCGATGGGTATCTTATCAGGGCTGCATTCAGTCGCCTATTTAGGCTGTCCAGAACTATACCCATTGATAGTCTTTAAGCAAGTCATTTTATCTTTAAGCGGTCAGACGGCTGCTTCTACATCTGTTTATACAGCTTATGGAGTCATTCTTTGCGGTATTGTGGGAGATATTGATGGTGGCTATAGATTCGGTGAGTTAGGCATAAGATTATTAGATCGCCCCGAAAGCTTTAGTTTTAAATCAAAAACTATTTTTACAAAAATATTGCTATTACACATTGGAAAAAACATATCAGGGAAGAGTTAA
- a CDS encoding sulfate/molybdate ABC transporter ATP-binding protein → MGILVENVSKRFGSFQAVDRVSLEIKNGSLVALLGPSGSGKSTLLRLIAGLETPDSGQIWIMGKNATSQKVQERNIGFVFQHYALFKHMTVRENIAFGLEIRKVPKPQVRERVEELLSLIQLQGFGDRYPSQLSGGQRQRVALARSLAVQPEVLLLDEPFGALDAKVRKDLRAWLRRLHDEVHVTTVFVTHDQEEAMEVADEIVVTNKGRIEQVGTPSEIYDRPATPFVMSFIGPVNVIPSTSPLFQENGIDSPHPEIFLRPHDLTIGTATDGSGTPAKVNRIINLGWQVQAELLLPDQQTLTVHLSRERFDQLQLQPQQQVYVQPREAKSFPAVSR, encoded by the coding sequence GTGGGCATTTTAGTTGAGAACGTATCCAAAAGATTTGGCAGCTTTCAAGCGGTTGACCGGGTAAGTCTGGAAATCAAAAACGGCTCCCTGGTGGCGCTGCTTGGGCCTTCGGGTTCGGGAAAATCGACTCTGCTGCGGCTGATTGCGGGTTTGGAAACGCCGGATTCTGGGCAAATCTGGATTATGGGCAAGAATGCCACGAGCCAGAAGGTGCAAGAGCGGAATATCGGGTTTGTGTTTCAGCACTATGCGCTGTTTAAGCATATGACGGTACGGGAAAATATCGCGTTTGGGCTGGAAATCCGCAAGGTGCCGAAACCGCAGGTGAGGGAGCGGGTGGAGGAACTACTGAGTTTGATTCAGCTGCAGGGGTTTGGCGATCGCTATCCCAGCCAGCTCTCTGGCGGACAGCGGCAGCGGGTGGCTCTGGCGCGGTCCCTAGCAGTACAGCCGGAAGTATTGCTCCTCGATGAGCCGTTTGGTGCCTTGGATGCCAAAGTGCGCAAGGATTTACGCGCCTGGTTGCGCCGCCTGCACGATGAAGTCCATGTCACCACCGTATTTGTCACCCACGACCAAGAGGAGGCGATGGAAGTCGCCGATGAAATTGTAGTGACGAATAAAGGTCGCATCGAACAGGTGGGGACTCCAAGCGAAATATACGATCGGCCCGCCACCCCCTTCGTGATGAGTTTCATCGGGCCGGTGAACGTCATTCCCAGCACTTCTCCCCTATTCCAAGAAAACGGTATCGACTCCCCCCATCCCGAAATCTTCCTGCGTCCTCACGACCTGACGATCGGCACCGCCACCGACGGCAGTGGCACCCCCGCTAAGGTCAACCGCATCATTAATCTCGGTTGGCAGGTGCAGGCGGAATTGCTGCTCCCAGACCAGCAAACCCTCACCGTTCACTTGAGCCGGGAAAGGTTCGACCAACTGCAGCTCCAGCCACAGCAGCAGGTTTATGTCCAGCCGCGAGAGGCGAAATCTTTTCCCGCCGTATCCCGGTAG
- the cysT gene encoding sulfate ABC transporter permease subunit CysT, producing MLFLPMLAMFLKATSGSPVEFWKIATSSVAISAYDVTFVTALITALINGVFGTLIAWVLVRYEFPMKRIIDAAIDIPFAIPTAVAGLTIATVYSENGWIGSLLAPFGIKVAFTRLGVAIAMLFISLPFVVRTLQPVLREIEPELEEAALCLGATQAQTFLRVILPPLLPAIITGIALGFSRAVGEYGSVVIVASNIPFKDLSAPVLVFQRLEQYDAYGATVIGTVLLLVSLVILVGINLIQAWERRYAEK from the coding sequence ATGCTGTTTTTGCCGATGCTGGCGATGTTTTTAAAAGCCACCAGTGGCAGTCCGGTGGAATTCTGGAAAATCGCCACTAGCTCCGTGGCGATTTCTGCCTATGATGTAACATTTGTTACGGCGTTGATTACGGCGTTGATTAACGGTGTCTTTGGCACCCTCATCGCTTGGGTTTTAGTACGCTACGAGTTTCCCATGAAACGCATCATCGATGCGGCTATTGATATCCCGTTTGCTATTCCTACGGCGGTGGCGGGTTTGACGATCGCCACGGTTTACAGCGAAAACGGCTGGATTGGTTCTTTGCTGGCACCTTTCGGGATTAAAGTTGCTTTTACCCGCTTGGGGGTAGCCATAGCTATGTTGTTTATTTCCCTGCCATTTGTGGTACGGACTTTGCAGCCGGTATTGCGGGAAATTGAGCCAGAACTAGAAGAAGCAGCATTGTGCTTAGGGGCAACCCAAGCTCAGACATTTTTGCGGGTAATTTTGCCCCCTTTGCTACCTGCAATTATCACCGGGATAGCCTTGGGATTTTCCCGTGCTGTCGGGGAGTACGGTTCTGTGGTGATTGTGGCGTCTAATATTCCGTTTAAAGATTTGAGTGCCCCAGTTTTGGTGTTTCAAAGGTTAGAGCAATATGATGCCTATGGTGCCACAGTAATTGGCACGGTGTTACTATTGGTGTCTTTGGTGATTTTGGTGGGAATTAATTTAATCCAAGCCTGGGAGCGACGGTATGCGGAAAAGTAA
- a CDS encoding SpoIIE family protein phosphatase — translation METGDIEYAGYAAHQYCFRLFYLGRELEGVAKEMEDYREAIAKLKQGTALNYHNIYYQAVLNLMGETENPLVLSGAVYNENIMAPVHIQAQDAVACYNLYFNKLLLSYLFGDFSQALENAKTGLNYLDAVVSSAFVPLFTFYHSLTLIAALPGAAKAEQKRLKRQVQANQKKMRKWGKFAPMNYLHKYYLVAAELSRLEGKDMAAMDEYDQAIALAKENEYVNEEALAHELAAKFYLAKGKEAIASTYMENARYCYQRWGAQAKVKDLEQKYPRLLSRSSSRGRGPLSATTSTDPISTGSSASETLDLATVMKASQAISGEIILDKLLAKLMTIAIQNAGAQKGTLILNDGGKLQIEATGVADGVVEVLQSIPVEDNPSLPLGIINYVSRTAEDVVLSNATQEGIFIADPYIVQNQPKSILCAPILNQGKLAAIVYLENNLTIGAFTTERVEVVKILSAPAAISIENALLYRTLEEKVKQRTAQLAAANQEISALNEMLKSENVRMAAELDVTRRLQQMILPKEAELEQITGLDIAGFMEPADEVGGDYYDVLNYDGRIKIGIGDVTGHGLESGMLMIMVQTAVRTLLANNETDPIKFLNTVNRTIYDNVNRMKTDKNLTLCLLEYEDGVLHLTGQHEEMILVRANGEASTIDTIGLGFPIGLESDITDFIAEAKIELNSGDMVVLYTDGITEAENIDGVMYEQERLIEVVKRHWQQSAAEIRQAAIDDLRQHIGEQKVFDDITLVVIKQK, via the coding sequence TTGGAGACAGGAGATATAGAATATGCTGGCTATGCTGCCCACCAATATTGCTTTCGCTTGTTTTATTTGGGCAGAGAACTGGAAGGAGTAGCCAAAGAGATGGAGGATTACAGAGAAGCCATCGCCAAACTCAAGCAAGGCACAGCCCTGAATTATCACAATATCTATTACCAGGCAGTGTTGAACTTAATGGGGGAAACAGAAAATCCTCTGGTATTAAGCGGGGCAGTCTATAACGAAAACATTATGGCGCCGGTTCACATCCAGGCACAGGATGCCGTAGCTTGCTACAACTTATATTTCAACAAACTTTTACTCTCCTATCTGTTCGGCGATTTTTCCCAAGCCCTAGAAAATGCCAAAACTGGACTGAATTATTTAGATGCGGTGGTCAGTTCTGCCTTCGTCCCCTTGTTCACGTTTTACCATTCCCTCACCCTGATAGCCGCATTGCCGGGAGCGGCGAAAGCCGAGCAAAAACGGCTCAAGCGCCAAGTGCAAGCCAACCAGAAAAAAATGCGAAAATGGGGGAAGTTCGCGCCGATGAACTACCTGCATAAATATTATTTGGTGGCAGCGGAGTTATCTCGGTTAGAGGGAAAAGATATGGCGGCAATGGATGAGTACGACCAAGCCATTGCCCTGGCCAAAGAAAACGAATATGTGAACGAAGAAGCCCTCGCCCACGAACTGGCGGCAAAGTTTTATCTGGCCAAAGGGAAAGAAGCGATCGCCAGTACCTATATGGAGAATGCGCGCTACTGTTACCAACGATGGGGAGCCCAAGCGAAAGTCAAAGATTTGGAGCAAAAATACCCGCGACTTTTGTCGCGCAGTTCTTCTCGCGGTCGAGGTCCCCTGTCTGCTACCACCTCCACGGACCCGATTAGCACTGGCAGTTCGGCGAGCGAAACCCTAGATTTGGCTACGGTGATGAAAGCATCCCAAGCCATATCCGGGGAAATCATCCTGGATAAATTGCTGGCAAAATTGATGACGATCGCCATTCAGAATGCCGGAGCCCAAAAAGGCACCCTAATTTTGAACGACGGCGGTAAGCTGCAAATAGAAGCCACGGGAGTCGCCGATGGAGTCGTGGAAGTGCTGCAGTCAATTCCCGTAGAAGACAATCCCAGTCTGCCTTTGGGGATAATCAATTACGTCAGCCGCACCGCAGAGGACGTAGTTTTGAGCAATGCAACTCAGGAAGGTATTTTTATTGCTGACCCTTACATTGTCCAAAACCAGCCCAAGTCTATCTTGTGCGCTCCCATTCTCAACCAAGGCAAACTGGCGGCGATCGTCTATCTGGAAAACAATCTCACCATCGGTGCTTTTACCACAGAGCGAGTGGAAGTAGTGAAAATTCTCTCTGCTCCCGCCGCTATCTCTATTGAAAACGCGCTCCTGTACCGGACATTAGAGGAAAAAGTCAAACAACGCACGGCCCAGCTAGCCGCCGCCAACCAAGAAATCAGCGCCCTTAATGAGATGCTGAAATCGGAAAACGTCCGTATGGCTGCAGAACTCGACGTTACCCGGCGGTTACAGCAAATGATTTTGCCCAAAGAAGCGGAACTGGAGCAGATTACCGGTTTGGATATCGCCGGATTTATGGAACCAGCCGACGAAGTAGGCGGCGACTACTACGATGTCTTAAACTACGACGGGCGGATTAAAATCGGCATCGGCGACGTGACCGGTCACGGCTTGGAAAGCGGGATGCTGATGATTATGGTCCAAACGGCGGTGCGCACTCTCCTGGCGAACAACGAAACCGACCCGATTAAATTCCTCAACACCGTCAACCGGACGATTTACGACAACGTAAACCGGATGAAAACCGATAAAAATCTCACTCTCTGCCTCCTGGAGTATGAGGATGGCGTTTTGCACTTGACCGGACAGCATGAAGAGATGATATTAGTCCGCGCCAACGGCGAAGCTTCGACGATCGACACGATCGGTTTAGGCTTCCCGATCGGTCTGGAGTCAGACATTACCGATTTTATTGCCGAAGCCAAAATCGAGTTAAACTCCGGGGACATGGTGGTTTTATACACCGATGGGATTACGGAAGCGGAAAATATCGATGGGGTTATGTACGAACAAGAGCGCTTAATCGAAGTGGTGAAGCGTCATTGGCAACAGAGTGCAGCCGAAATCAGACAGGCAGCGATCGATGACCTACGCCAGCACATCGGCGAGCAAAAAGTGTTTGATGATATCACATTAGTGGTAATCAAGCAAAAGTAA
- a CDS encoding SagB family peptide dehydrogenase, with protein MWLRGKITPILGFMSNRPYPNAGACYELELYLAISNCAGIDPGLYHYGPQEHQLSRISGKTPDLAALLAEAGGNSHHGDLPQVLMIIAARFQRTSWDYESIAYANILKDVGVLYQTMYLVATAMGLAPCALGSGNADLFALAAGTDYYAESSVGEFLLGSRP; from the coding sequence ATGTGGTTAAGAGGTAAAATCACCCCCATCCTTGGGTTTATGAGCAACCGGCCCTATCCGAATGCGGGAGCCTGCTATGAGTTAGAGTTGTATTTAGCCATCAGTAATTGTGCCGGTATCGACCCCGGACTTTATCACTACGGCCCGCAAGAACACCAACTCAGCCGCATTTCCGGTAAAACGCCGGACCTAGCGGCTTTACTCGCCGAAGCGGGAGGGAACAGCCACCACGGAGACTTGCCCCAAGTGCTGATGATTATCGCCGCCCGGTTTCAGCGCACTAGCTGGGATTACGAGTCGATCGCCTATGCTAACATTCTTAAAGATGTAGGGGTTCTGTATCAGACTATGTATTTAGTCGCCACGGCGATGGGTTTGGCTCCTTGCGCTCTCGGGAGCGGGAATGCCGATTTATTTGCCTTGGCGGCGGGCACTGATTACTATGCAGAATCATCTGTGGGAGAGTTCCTGTTGGGTAGTCGCCCTTAG
- the cysW gene encoding sulfate ABC transporter permease subunit CysW produces MRKSNNAGVKQVLIGLVIAYLALILFIPAINVFYQAFKYGLAPFFANFAKPEFLHAIQLTLIIALIVVPVNAVFGLCAAWAIARHKIPGRAFIISIIDLPFSISPVVAGLMLVLLYGRLGIFGPLLQFTNIKIIFALPGMIIATAFVTLPFVARSVIPVLEETGPEQEEAAKTLGAKDWQIFWRVTLPNIRWGLLYGLILTNARAMGEFGAVAVVSGNIIGKTQTLPLYVEEAYKQYQTQAAFSAAVLLGCLGVITLILKEILERKTTIKDEA; encoded by the coding sequence ATGCGGAAAAGTAATAATGCAGGAGTTAAGCAGGTTTTGATTGGGTTGGTGATCGCCTATCTAGCGCTGATTTTATTTATTCCAGCGATTAACGTCTTTTACCAAGCGTTTAAATATGGACTGGCTCCGTTTTTTGCCAATTTTGCGAAACCGGAGTTTTTGCATGCCATCCAATTGACCCTGATTATTGCCTTGATTGTGGTGCCAGTAAATGCGGTGTTTGGCTTATGTGCGGCTTGGGCGATCGCACGCCATAAAATCCCCGGGCGCGCCTTCATCATCAGCATCATTGACCTCCCCTTCTCCATTTCCCCCGTAGTCGCCGGATTGATGTTAGTCTTGCTCTACGGGCGCCTTGGCATCTTCGGTCCCCTACTACAATTTACGAACATAAAAATCATCTTTGCCCTACCGGGAATGATAATTGCCACGGCATTCGTCACCCTGCCATTTGTGGCGCGTTCCGTAATTCCCGTATTAGAAGAAACCGGCCCGGAGCAAGAAGAAGCAGCCAAAACCCTCGGCGCCAAAGATTGGCAAATTTTCTGGCGCGTTACCTTACCGAATATTCGCTGGGGTTTGCTCTACGGGTTGATATTGACTAATGCTAGAGCGATGGGAGAATTTGGCGCCGTCGCCGTAGTATCAGGCAACATCATTGGTAAAACCCAAACCTTACCCCTGTATGTAGAAGAAGCCTACAAGCAATATCAAACTCAAGCCGCTTTTTCCGCCGCCGTTCTTTTGGGTTGTCTGGGGGTAATCACCCTCATCCTCAAAGAAATACTAGAGCGCAAAACCACTATCAAAGATGAAGCGTAA
- a CDS encoding sulfate ABC transporter substrate-binding protein: MKHMWSSWKKWLLLLFIGVILSVSINACNGENSKGNKAELTLVSYMVTKAAYQEIIAQFTAKWQQEHQQELIVNETYGPSWGQTRSVIDGLDGDVVALALAIDIDQIEKAGLIAPGWETEVPNNGIVTRSVVGLVPREGNPKNIKNWPDLAKDDVQVITADPKTSGGARWNFLALWGAIAQTGGSEVDAVQYISKVFQNAPVLPPDARTATDTFFQAQQGDVLINYENEIILAGLNGNKVPYIIPQVNISIENAVAVIDQNVDKHGNREIAEAFVNYLFTPEAQRAFAKVGFRPVNPDVAKEFASQYPQPKNLFTVDDLGGWDGVQTKFFAPGAIFDKILAGMNP; the protein is encoded by the coding sequence ATGAAACATATGTGGTCATCTTGGAAAAAATGGTTATTACTCTTATTCATAGGAGTAATTTTAAGTGTGAGTATCAACGCTTGCAATGGTGAAAACAGCAAGGGAAATAAAGCCGAACTCACTCTTGTGTCTTATATGGTGACGAAAGCCGCCTATCAAGAAATTATTGCCCAATTTACGGCCAAGTGGCAGCAGGAACATCAGCAGGAACTGATAGTAAATGAAACCTATGGGCCATCTTGGGGGCAAACCCGATCGGTCATCGATGGTTTAGATGGGGATGTGGTCGCCTTAGCTTTGGCGATCGACATCGACCAAATCGAAAAAGCCGGACTCATCGCCCCCGGATGGGAGACAGAAGTCCCCAATAACGGTATTGTCACCCGTTCCGTCGTCGGTTTAGTTCCCCGGGAAGGCAATCCCAAAAACATCAAAAACTGGCCCGACTTAGCAAAAGATGACGTGCAAGTAATTACAGCCGACCCCAAAACGTCCGGTGGGGCTCGCTGGAATTTCTTAGCCTTATGGGGAGCGATCGCCCAAACAGGCGGGAGCGAAGTTGACGCCGTACAGTACATCAGCAAAGTTTTCCAAAATGCCCCCGTTCTCCCCCCCGACGCCAGAACCGCCACCGATACTTTTTTCCAGGCCCAGCAAGGCGATGTCCTCATCAACTATGAAAATGAAATCATTTTAGCCGGACTCAACGGCAACAAAGTCCCCTACATTATTCCCCAAGTCAACATATCCATAGAAAATGCCGTAGCCGTAATTGACCAAAATGTGGACAAACACGGCAACCGGGAAATAGCCGAAGCATTCGTTAACTATCTATTTACCCCAGAAGCCCAGCGAGCCTTCGCGAAAGTCGGGTTTCGCCCGGTCAACCCGGATGTAGCCAAAGAATTTGCCAGCCAATATCCCCAGCCTAAGAACTTGTTTACGGTGGATGACTTGGGGGGATGGGATGGGGTGCAAACCAAATTTTTTGCCCCCGGTGCCATATTCGATAAAATCCTGGCTGGTATGAATCCTTGA
- a CDS encoding sulfate ABC transporter substrate-binding protein — protein MNPIWQTVGLFLVGVGLSGAIAACTNNAPQNPGQKSNVEITLVSYAVTQAAYEKIIPKFTAKWQAEHNQTVTFNQSYGGSGSQTRAVIDGLEADIVALALAMDTKKIEGAKLIQPGWEQEAPNGAIVYKSVAALVTREGNPKNIKNWEDLAKDGVQVITANPKTSGGARWNFLALWGAVTKTGGDEAKALEFSTKVIKNTPILPRDAREATDVFFKQGQGDVLINYENEVLLAKLKGEVLPYTVPDVNISIDSPVAVVDANVDKHGTREVAEAFVQFLFTPEAQREFAQVGFRSIDPAVAAEFAKEYPPVKTLFTVADFGGWDEVQKKFFDDGAIFDQILKNVSR, from the coding sequence GTGAACCCCATATGGCAAACAGTAGGTCTGTTTTTGGTGGGGGTGGGGTTGAGTGGCGCGATCGCCGCTTGCACCAACAACGCCCCCCAAAATCCCGGCCAAAAAAGCAATGTGGAAATAACCCTAGTTTCCTACGCCGTCACCCAAGCGGCGTATGAAAAAATCATTCCCAAATTCACCGCTAAATGGCAAGCTGAACATAATCAAACCGTCACCTTTAACCAAAGTTATGGCGGTTCCGGCTCCCAAACTCGGGCGGTAATTGACGGATTAGAAGCCGATATCGTCGCCTTAGCCTTAGCGATGGACACCAAAAAAATCGAGGGCGCCAAACTGATTCAACCAGGCTGGGAACAAGAGGCACCCAATGGGGCAATAGTATATAAATCCGTCGCCGCCTTAGTCACTCGCGAAGGCAACCCCAAAAACATCAAAAATTGGGAAGACCTCGCCAAAGACGGCGTGCAAGTGATTACCGCCAACCCCAAAACTTCCGGGGGCGCTCGGTGGAACTTCTTAGCTCTTTGGGGAGCCGTCACCAAAACCGGTGGCGATGAAGCCAAAGCCCTAGAATTCAGCACCAAAGTAATTAAAAATACCCCCATCTTGCCCAGAGACGCTCGAGAAGCTACCGATGTCTTCTTCAAACAAGGTCAAGGAGACGTATTAATCAACTATGAAAACGAAGTTCTTCTGGCCAAACTGAAAGGAGAAGTGTTACCATATACTGTCCCCGATGTCAACATTTCCATCGATAGCCCCGTGGCGGTAGTAGATGCTAATGTAGATAAACACGGCACCAGGGAAGTAGCCGAAGCCTTCGTGCAATTTCTGTTCACCCCCGAAGCCCAGCGAGAATTCGCTCAAGTGGGTTTTCGTTCCATAGATCCGGCGGTTGCCGCTGAATTTGCCAAAGAATATCCCCCGGTAAAAACCCTATTTACCGTAGCGGATTTTGGCGGTTGGGACGAAGTGCAGAAAAAATTCTTTGACGATGGGGCAATATTTGACCAAATCCTGAAAAATGTGAGTAGATAA